Proteins from a single region of Streptomyces spectabilis:
- a CDS encoding glycosyltransferase family 2 protein has protein sequence MRQRVTVITAVHAPSARFLSDAYASLREQELPDGWEWHWLIQEDGKSDQVAPQVPDDERVTFRQGRAGGPGVARTMALAHADGAYVKVLDADDRLGPGALARDLAALEADDTIGWATSRVLDLLPDGSTAGFPGDPEHGPIERAALLDRWKADGFRAPVHPATLFVRRDLLVALGGWMALPASEDTGLLLALNSVARGWFSAEVGLFYRKWEGQVTGQAAHTETAERAARMAVVESRARALSHFRWRYALGSG, from the coding sequence ATGCGTCAGCGCGTCACCGTCATCACCGCTGTCCACGCCCCGTCCGCGCGCTTCCTCAGCGACGCGTACGCCTCGCTGCGCGAGCAGGAGCTGCCCGACGGCTGGGAGTGGCACTGGCTGATCCAGGAGGACGGCAAGAGCGACCAGGTGGCCCCCCAGGTGCCCGACGACGAGCGGGTGACCTTCCGGCAGGGGCGCGCAGGCGGCCCCGGCGTCGCCCGCACCATGGCGCTCGCCCACGCCGACGGCGCGTACGTGAAGGTCCTCGACGCCGACGACCGGCTCGGCCCCGGCGCACTCGCCCGTGACCTGGCGGCCTTAGAGGCGGACGACACGATCGGCTGGGCGACGTCGCGCGTCCTGGACCTGCTTCCCGACGGGTCGACGGCGGGCTTTCCCGGCGACCCCGAGCACGGCCCGATCGAGCGCGCGGCCCTCCTCGACCGCTGGAAGGCGGACGGCTTCCGCGCCCCGGTCCACCCCGCGACGCTGTTCGTCCGCCGCGACCTGCTCGTCGCCCTGGGCGGCTGGATGGCGCTGCCCGCCTCGGAGGACACCGGCCTGCTCCTGGCCCTCAACTCGGTGGCCCGCGGCTGGTTCTCCGCCGAGGTCGGGCTGTTCTACCGCAAGTGGGAGGGCCAGGTCACCGGCCAGGCCGCGCACACCGAGACGGCCGAGCGCGCCGCGCGCATGGCGGTCGTGGAGTCCCGGGCCAGGGCCCTGTCCCACTTCCGGTGGCGTTACGCGCTCGGCTCGGGCTGA
- a CDS encoding WD40 repeat domain-containing protein — protein MEALSSDSGARTAFAERLALLYQEAGNPPLKRVAEAVARLQRVDERGRPVRVSAQRISDWRRAKNVPAQFTALAAVLHVLVPEARRVRTTPVSPGLYDLAQWQRLWERAVADPVVGDAAAAAAGEEEGGPADTPVPSVCPYRGLASYRQQDAQWFFGRERSTDALLAQLRAAEKTGGLVMLVGASGAGKSSLLNAGLVPTLRDGALGDGSGRAAQVLHLVPGADPLAELTGLIPELAPAVAAAEEQAAESGEESPGAPGTPEFADEVRECVTTWARRGTASDARPVVIVDQFEEAFTLCADETARRTFVQLLHAACSAAGSDPAPALVVLGVRADFYEECLAHPELADALQHRHMVLGPLTTAELRHAVTGPAKAVGLELEPGLAELIVREVSTDGPRGAHDTGVLPLLSHALLATWQRRKAGRLTLAGYRAAGGIQGAVAATAERAWSDLDSAARTAARLLLLRLVRLGEDTQATRRRGTRRQLAEESTNPDKTEESLEALARARLVTLDAETVEITHEALLHAWPRLRDWIDEDRGDHLLRQRLEEDSRTWEDCERDASLLYRGSRLEQARTWAESAEDTFLTRSAVDFLAASTRLRKRTVRLRRGAVSTLLVLAMLAAVSAVVAWQQRDDAVSERNDAIFAQVTAAADRAQRTDPSLSAQLALVAHRLRPGDQGTMNRLISIVNAPLATPLTGHTGAVYLTSFHPNGRLLATASYDRTVRLWDVSDRSRPKPLGKPLTGHTSWVSSAVFSPDGKTLASAADDGTIRLWDVSDPRRPRPLGAPLTGHAGTVYLVAFSPDGHTLASASEDRTVRLWNVRDPRRPKALATLTGHTAPVRSVAFGPDGKTLAAGADNGVVRLWETADPRRPKRIGTVLTGHKDTVHSVAFAPGGKTLASGSSDNTIRLWDVAEPRRARPLGPPLAGHTGPVWSVAFNHEGSMLAAASADSTASLWNVRDPAHPSQVGEPLAGSSGEMYALGFSPDGRTLATGSGDNKVRLWSIPTSDMIGRIGAFRPDGKLLVTAARDEKLRLWNVRRPTRPVAVGKPFEPGDGAVRAPAFSPDGRTLAVLTGTRAVQLWDVSEPARPVPYGDPVELRTRFAAALAFSRDGRTLATAYEDRTIQLWNVGDPSRPRRLGPPLTGHKGYVNDLVFGKDGRTLASASSDGTIRLWNVADPRRAAPLGKPLTGHLGPINTLVHSPDGRTLASGSDDGTVRLWDVSDPRAAAPRGAPLTGHTDALVSLTFSRDGRTLASGGNDNTVRLWDLTHPSEAAPIGQSMSPNAKTGSFLSFSPQGHMLGVSSGPDTVRLWNLDATTAIRRICSTTRGVLTPENWREYLPRLSYEPPCAK, from the coding sequence GTGGAGGCCTTGAGCTCCGACTCAGGGGCACGCACAGCCTTCGCGGAACGTCTCGCGCTGCTGTACCAGGAGGCCGGAAACCCTCCCTTGAAACGCGTTGCCGAGGCGGTTGCCCGACTGCAACGGGTCGATGAGCGCGGCCGCCCCGTGCGGGTGTCCGCGCAGCGGATCAGCGACTGGCGGCGGGCCAAGAACGTCCCGGCCCAGTTCACCGCCCTCGCCGCCGTCCTGCACGTCCTGGTCCCCGAGGCGCGGCGCGTCCGCACGACGCCGGTGTCGCCCGGCCTGTACGACCTCGCCCAGTGGCAGCGCCTGTGGGAGCGCGCGGTGGCCGACCCGGTCGTCGGCGACGCCGCCGCGGCGGCCGCGGGCGAGGAGGAAGGCGGCCCGGCCGACACCCCGGTGCCCAGCGTGTGCCCGTACCGCGGACTCGCTTCGTACCGTCAGCAGGACGCGCAGTGGTTCTTCGGCCGGGAGCGGAGCACGGACGCGCTGCTCGCCCAGCTCCGCGCGGCGGAGAAGACCGGCGGCCTGGTGATGCTCGTGGGCGCCTCCGGCGCGGGGAAGTCCTCGCTCCTGAACGCCGGGCTCGTGCCCACCCTGCGCGACGGCGCCCTCGGCGACGGCAGCGGCCGGGCCGCCCAGGTGCTGCACCTGGTGCCGGGCGCGGACCCGCTCGCGGAGCTGACCGGGCTCATACCCGAGCTCGCGCCCGCCGTCGCCGCCGCGGAGGAGCAGGCGGCGGAGTCGGGCGAGGAGAGCCCCGGCGCCCCCGGCACCCCCGAGTTCGCGGACGAGGTCAGGGAGTGCGTGACGACGTGGGCGCGGCGCGGGACCGCGTCCGACGCCCGGCCGGTCGTCATCGTCGACCAGTTCGAGGAGGCGTTCACGCTCTGCGCCGACGAGACGGCCCGGCGCACCTTCGTCCAGCTCCTGCACGCCGCGTGCTCGGCGGCGGGCTCCGACCCCGCCCCCGCGCTCGTCGTCCTCGGCGTCCGCGCCGACTTCTACGAGGAGTGCCTCGCCCACCCGGAGCTGGCCGACGCGCTCCAGCACCGGCACATGGTGCTCGGGCCGCTGACCACCGCCGAGCTGCGCCACGCGGTGACCGGCCCGGCCAAGGCCGTGGGCCTGGAACTCGAACCGGGGCTCGCGGAGCTCATCGTCCGGGAAGTGAGCACGGACGGCCCGCGCGGCGCCCACGACACGGGCGTCCTGCCGCTGCTCTCCCACGCCCTGCTCGCCACCTGGCAGCGGCGGAAGGCGGGCCGCCTCACGCTCGCCGGGTACCGCGCGGCCGGCGGGATACAGGGAGCGGTGGCGGCGACCGCCGAACGCGCCTGGTCCGACCTCGACTCGGCGGCGCGCACGGCCGCGCGGCTGCTCCTGCTGCGCCTGGTCAGGCTCGGCGAGGACACCCAGGCCACCCGCAGGCGGGGCACGCGGCGCCAGCTCGCGGAGGAGTCGACGAACCCCGACAAGACGGAGGAGTCCCTGGAGGCGCTGGCCCGCGCCCGCCTGGTGACGCTCGACGCGGAGACCGTGGAGATCACGCACGAGGCGCTGCTGCACGCCTGGCCGCGCCTGCGCGACTGGATCGACGAGGACCGGGGTGACCATCTGCTGCGGCAGCGGCTCGAAGAGGACAGCAGGACCTGGGAGGACTGCGAGCGCGACGCGTCGCTGCTCTACCGCGGCTCCCGCCTGGAGCAGGCCCGCACCTGGGCGGAGTCCGCCGAGGACACCTTCCTGACGCGCAGCGCCGTGGACTTCCTCGCCGCGTCGACCAGGCTCCGCAAGCGCACGGTCCGGCTCCGGCGCGGCGCGGTGTCGACGCTGCTCGTCCTCGCGATGCTCGCCGCCGTCTCGGCGGTGGTCGCCTGGCAGCAGCGGGACGACGCGGTGTCCGAGCGGAACGACGCGATCTTCGCGCAGGTGACCGCGGCGGCCGACCGCGCGCAGCGCACGGATCCCTCGCTCTCGGCCCAACTCGCCCTGGTGGCGCACCGCTTGCGCCCCGGCGACCAGGGCACGATGAACCGCCTCATCTCGATCGTCAACGCGCCCCTCGCCACCCCGCTCACGGGCCACACCGGCGCCGTCTACCTCACCTCGTTCCATCCGAACGGGCGGCTGCTCGCCACCGCGAGCTACGACCGGACGGTCCGCCTGTGGGACGTGTCGGACCGGTCGCGGCCGAAGCCGCTCGGCAAGCCCCTGACCGGGCACACGAGTTGGGTGAGCAGCGCGGTCTTCAGCCCGGACGGCAAGACGCTCGCCAGCGCCGCGGACGACGGCACGATCCGGCTCTGGGACGTCTCGGACCCGCGGCGTCCGCGCCCCCTCGGCGCGCCCCTGACCGGCCACGCGGGCACCGTCTACCTGGTGGCCTTCAGCCCGGACGGGCACACGCTTGCCTCCGCGAGCGAGGACCGCACCGTACGGCTGTGGAACGTGCGGGACCCGCGGCGTCCGAAGGCGCTCGCCACCCTGACCGGGCATACCGCGCCGGTGCGTTCCGTGGCGTTCGGGCCCGACGGGAAGACCCTCGCGGCGGGCGCCGACAACGGCGTCGTCCGGCTGTGGGAGACGGCGGACCCGCGCCGCCCGAAGCGGATCGGCACGGTGCTGACCGGCCACAAGGACACGGTGCACTCCGTGGCGTTCGCCCCGGGCGGCAAGACGCTGGCCAGCGGCAGCTCGGACAACACGATCCGGCTCTGGGACGTCGCGGAGCCGCGCCGCGCGCGCCCGCTCGGCCCGCCGCTCGCCGGCCACACGGGGCCCGTGTGGTCCGTGGCCTTCAACCACGAAGGGTCGATGCTCGCGGCCGCCAGCGCGGACAGCACGGCGAGCCTGTGGAACGTCCGTGACCCGGCGCACCCTTCGCAGGTGGGCGAGCCGCTCGCGGGCAGCAGCGGGGAGATGTACGCGCTCGGCTTCAGCCCGGACGGGCGCACCCTGGCCACGGGGAGCGGCGACAACAAGGTCCGCCTGTGGTCGATCCCGACCTCGGACATGATCGGCCGCATCGGGGCGTTCCGCCCCGACGGGAAGCTTCTCGTCACGGCCGCCCGCGACGAGAAGCTCCGGCTGTGGAACGTGCGGCGGCCCACCCGGCCCGTGGCCGTCGGCAAGCCCTTCGAGCCCGGCGACGGCGCCGTGCGCGCGCCCGCGTTCTCGCCCGACGGCCGCACGCTCGCGGTGCTCACGGGCACCCGCGCGGTGCAGCTGTGGGACGTCTCCGAGCCCGCACGCCCGGTTCCGTACGGGGATCCGGTCGAGCTGCGGACGCGGTTCGCGGCGGCCCTCGCCTTCAGCCGGGACGGGCGCACCCTCGCGACCGCGTACGAGGACCGCACCATCCAGCTGTGGAACGTCGGCGACCCGTCCCGCCCGCGGCGGCTCGGCCCGCCGCTCACCGGCCACAAGGGCTATGTGAACGACCTCGTCTTCGGCAAGGACGGGCGCACCCTCGCCAGCGCCAGCTCCGACGGCACCATCCGGCTCTGGAACGTGGCCGATCCGCGGCGCGCCGCACCGCTCGGCAAGCCGCTGACCGGGCATCTGGGACCCATCAACACGCTGGTCCACAGCCCGGACGGCCGGACCCTGGCCAGCGGCAGCGACGACGGCACGGTCCGGCTCTGGGACGTCTCGGATCCCCGTGCCGCGGCCCCGCGCGGCGCCCCGCTCACCGGGCACACCGACGCGCTCGTGTCCCTGACGTTCAGCCGGGACGGCCGCACCCTGGCCAGTGGCGGCAACGACAACACGGTGCGGCTCTGGGACCTCACCCACCCGTCCGAGGCCGCTCCCATCGGGCAGTCGATGAGCCCCAACGCCAAGACGGGCAGTTTCCTGTCGTTCAGCCCGCAAGGGCACATGCTCGGAGTTTCGAGCGGCCCCGATACGGTCCGGCTGTGGAATCTGGACGCCACCACGGCAATTCGCCGTATCTGCTCGACCACTCGGGGCGTCCTGACGCCGGAGAATTGGCGCGAGTATCTGCCCCGGCTCTCGTATGAGCCGCCGTGCGCGAAGTAA
- a CDS encoding acyl-CoA desaturase: protein MSTSSTLSRAPAPSHDVTTSQTYDGTAPFPTDGRPAPVRKRGERLYVTVTALIVVLPFLALGLAAWLLWGRLIHSTDVLLALTLYVVTGLGVTVGFHRGLTHGGYRATRPVRIALAVAGSMSFQGDVIGWVATHRRHHAFTDRPGDPHSPYRYGTHLRGQLRGLAHSHVGWLFRNDPTSAERYAPDLLADRDIRAVSRAFPALCVLTLALPFALGWAIGGTWAHALTALLWAGLVRIALLHHVTWSVNSLCHVIGRRPFRTRRHDRATNLWPLALLSFGESWHNLHHADPTSARHGVDRGQIDPSAAAIRLLERLGWVHDVRWPTPDRVEARRT, encoded by the coding sequence ATGTCCACCAGTTCCACCCTTTCCCGAGCCCCCGCTCCGTCGCACGACGTCACCACGTCGCAGACGTACGACGGGACGGCCCCCTTCCCCACCGACGGCCGCCCGGCGCCCGTGCGCAAACGCGGTGAGCGGCTGTACGTGACGGTGACGGCGCTGATCGTCGTCCTGCCGTTCCTCGCTCTCGGCCTGGCCGCCTGGCTGCTGTGGGGGCGCCTCATCCACTCCACCGACGTGCTGCTCGCCCTGACCCTGTACGTCGTCACGGGGCTCGGGGTCACCGTCGGCTTCCACCGCGGCCTCACCCACGGCGGGTACCGGGCCACCCGGCCCGTGCGGATCGCCCTCGCGGTGGCCGGGTCGATGAGCTTCCAGGGCGATGTCATCGGCTGGGTCGCCACGCACCGCCGCCACCACGCCTTCACCGACCGCCCCGGCGACCCGCACTCCCCCTACCGCTACGGCACGCACCTGCGCGGCCAGCTGCGCGGCCTCGCCCACTCCCACGTCGGCTGGCTGTTCCGCAACGACCCCACCTCCGCCGAGCGCTACGCCCCCGACCTGCTCGCCGACCGCGACATCCGCGCCGTCTCCCGGGCCTTCCCCGCCCTGTGCGTCCTCACCCTGGCCCTCCCCTTCGCCCTGGGCTGGGCGATCGGCGGCACCTGGGCCCACGCCCTCACCGCCCTGCTGTGGGCGGGCCTCGTCCGCATCGCGCTGCTCCACCACGTGACCTGGAGCGTCAACTCGCTGTGCCACGTCATCGGACGGCGCCCGTTCCGCACCCGGCGCCACGACCGCGCCACCAACCTGTGGCCCCTGGCCCTGCTCTCCTTCGGCGAGAGCTGGCACAACCTCCACCACGCCGACCCCACCAGCGCCCGCCACGGCGTGGACCGCGGACAGATCGACCCCTCCGCCGCCGCCATCCGCCTGCTCGAACGCCTCGGCTGGGTGCACGACGTACGTTGGCCGACGCCGGACCGCGTCGAGGCCCGGCGTACCTGA
- a CDS encoding DUF5994 family protein, producing the protein MTVLTARPPPTAPTAEPSDHPPPRLSVKPPGPASGLLDGAWWPRSRDLARELPALTDLLGPLWGRITRVTVNPTYWPDVPRKVPVNGRVVKVGWFRAEQDPHQLMLRSYRVGRWDLLIIPPETGAEAAGRLMAAACDPRIARTGSALIADELDRHPATPAEADPPGRTQAEAWEAEGGAMAAPVAAVDGR; encoded by the coding sequence ATGACGGTGCTCACCGCACGGCCCCCGCCGACCGCACCGACCGCCGAGCCCTCCGACCATCCGCCGCCGCGGCTGTCCGTCAAGCCTCCGGGCCCTGCCTCCGGCCTGCTCGACGGCGCCTGGTGGCCGCGCTCCCGAGACCTCGCTCGTGAACTTCCCGCCCTGACCGACCTGTTGGGCCCCCTGTGGGGCCGCATCACGCGCGTCACGGTCAACCCGACGTACTGGCCTGACGTACCGCGCAAGGTCCCCGTCAACGGACGTGTGGTCAAGGTGGGTTGGTTCCGTGCCGAGCAGGACCCGCACCAGCTCATGCTGCGCTCCTACCGCGTAGGGCGCTGGGACCTGCTGATCATTCCCCCAGAGACCGGGGCTGAAGCCGCCGGGCGCCTCATGGCCGCGGCCTGCGATCCTCGGATCGCACGGACCGGCAGCGCTCTCATCGCCGACGAGCTGGACCGTCACCCCGCGACCCCGGCCGAGGCGGACCCGCCGGGCCGCACGCAGGCAGAGGCCTGGGAGGCGGAGGGCGGCGCCATGGCCGCACCCGTCGCCGCGGTCGACGGGAGGTGA
- a CDS encoding DUF5994 family protein: MTDDLERPAKLLADTQTHLVAPGAAVLRMQTTPRRDGTFDGAWWPRSRNLETQLPELLRALTERLGPLARIGLDASAWDVHTRHVIVDGHMVRIDWSAVDDSTMLITRGRQDIFSFLMLPPGTDASAARTAMAMAVQDGNSASAAEILAATGITSAGGT, translated from the coding sequence ATGACCGATGACCTCGAGCGCCCCGCGAAGCTGCTGGCGGACACGCAGACCCATCTCGTGGCACCCGGTGCGGCCGTACTGAGGATGCAGACGACGCCCCGCCGTGACGGGACCTTCGACGGCGCCTGGTGGCCGCGCTCCCGGAACCTCGAAACCCAGCTGCCCGAATTGCTGCGCGCGCTGACCGAGCGCCTGGGCCCCCTCGCCCGTATCGGCCTGGACGCGAGCGCCTGGGACGTGCACACGCGCCACGTGATCGTCGACGGTCACATGGTCCGCATCGACTGGTCCGCCGTCGACGACAGCACGATGCTCATCACTCGGGGGCGGCAGGACATCTTCTCCTTCCTGATGCTCCCGCCGGGGACCGACGCCTCCGCCGCGCGTACGGCCATGGCCATGGCCGTGCAGGACGGCAACAGCGCATCGGCCGCGGAGATCCTGGCGGCCACCGGAATCACTTCCGCTGGAGGGACGTGA
- a CDS encoding metallophosphoesterase — translation MRARYAVPLGISATAAAGIAYSVGIEARSFRVRRVTVPVLPPGMRPLRVLQVSDIHMVSGQRKKQRWLRSLAGLRPDFVINTGDNLSDPEGIPEVLDALGPLMDFPGAYVFGSNDYYGPRPRNPARYLLEKVQGRHGLNGNPPAVGVVHIQWEDLRDGFDAAGWVNLTNTRGTLKIDGYEIALTGVDDPHIKRDRYAQVAGGPDTNADFSMGVVHAPYLRSLDAFTADGYPLVLAGHTHGGQVCIPFYGALVTNCDLDTDRVKGLSTHEAGGHTSYLHVSAGCGANRYTPFRFACPPEATLLTLTERPARP, via the coding sequence ATGCGCGCGCGATACGCAGTACCTCTGGGAATCTCGGCGACGGCCGCGGCCGGTATCGCCTACTCCGTGGGCATCGAAGCCCGCTCCTTCCGGGTCCGGCGGGTGACGGTCCCCGTACTGCCGCCGGGGATGCGGCCCCTGCGCGTACTCCAGGTCTCGGACATCCACATGGTCTCCGGTCAGCGCAAGAAGCAGCGCTGGCTGCGCTCGCTCGCGGGCCTGCGCCCCGACTTCGTGATCAACACGGGCGACAACCTCTCGGACCCCGAGGGCATCCCCGAGGTCCTGGACGCGCTCGGCCCGCTGATGGACTTCCCCGGGGCGTACGTCTTCGGCTCCAACGACTACTACGGGCCCAGGCCCCGCAACCCCGCCCGCTATCTGCTGGAGAAGGTGCAGGGCCGCCACGGTCTGAACGGCAACCCGCCCGCCGTGGGCGTCGTCCACATCCAGTGGGAGGACCTGCGCGACGGCTTCGACGCGGCGGGCTGGGTCAACCTCACGAACACCCGGGGCACCCTCAAGATCGACGGCTACGAGATCGCGCTCACCGGCGTGGACGACCCGCACATCAAGCGGGACCGGTACGCGCAGGTCGCGGGCGGCCCCGACACGAACGCCGACTTCTCCATGGGCGTCGTCCACGCCCCGTACCTCCGCTCCCTGGACGCCTTCACCGCGGACGGCTACCCGCTGGTCCTCGCGGGCCACACCCACGGCGGCCAGGTCTGCATCCCCTTCTACGGGGCCCTCGTCACCAACTGCGACCTGGACACGGACCGCGTGAAGGGCCTCTCCACGCACGAGGCCGGAGGCCACACCTCCTACCTCCACGTCTCCGCCGGCTGCGGCGCCAACCGCTACACCCCGTTCCGCTTCGCCTGCCCGCCCGAGGCGACGCTCCTGACCCTCACGGAGCGCCCCGCCCGCCCCTGA
- a CDS encoding GatB/YqeY domain-containing protein has product MTTLKSKLQDDLNAAIKGRDELRSSTLRMTLAAVTKEEVAGKEKRVLSDDEVQKVITREAKKRREAADAFAQGNRPEQAERERAEGEVLAEYLPKQLSDDDLERIVAEAVAEAKAAGAEGPRAMGQVMKIVNPKVAGQAEGGRVAATVKRLLAGG; this is encoded by the coding sequence ATGACCACGCTCAAGTCGAAGCTTCAGGACGACCTCAACGCCGCGATCAAGGGGCGCGACGAGCTGCGCTCCTCGACGCTGCGGATGACGCTCGCCGCCGTCACGAAGGAGGAGGTCGCGGGCAAGGAGAAGCGCGTGCTCTCCGACGACGAGGTGCAGAAGGTGATCACCCGCGAGGCGAAGAAGCGCCGCGAGGCGGCCGACGCCTTCGCCCAGGGAAACCGCCCCGAGCAGGCCGAGCGCGAGCGGGCCGAGGGCGAGGTGCTCGCGGAGTACCTGCCCAAGCAGCTCTCCGACGACGACCTGGAGCGGATCGTCGCCGAGGCCGTCGCCGAGGCGAAGGCCGCGGGCGCCGAGGGCCCCAGGGCCATGGGCCAGGTCATGAAGATCGTGAACCCGAAGGTGGCGGGCCAGGCCGAGGGCGGCCGCGTCGCCGCCACGGTCAAGCGCCTGCTCGCGGGCGGCTGA
- a CDS encoding transglycosylase domain-containing protein — MGNKRSGGGLSPAQQGAKFLGVSVLAGAVLAGIALPAVGVIGLAAKGSVEGFDELPANLKQPPLSQRTTILDSAGGPIATVYSRDRTVVPLKRISPYMQKAIVAIEDARFYEHGAVDLKGILRAVNQNAQSGGVAQGASTLTQQYVKNVFVEEAHDDPAKVAEATQQTLGRKIRELKYAIQVEEELGKKRILKNYLNITYFGQAAYGVEAASQRYFSKPAKDLKVQEAALLAGIVQSPSRYDPVNDATEAKQRRNVVLQRMADTHDISQAQADRAKKTPLGLDVSRPKNGCITAVKGAGFFCKYVEKVFKNDPAFGRTKEARAKLWDRGGLRIRTTLDPQTQRSVQASIKDHVYQTDDVATAATIVEPGTGKILGMGQSRPFGYGKNETEINLSVDESMGGGAGYQPGSTFKPIVAAAALERGMSPGKRYSAPYEMPYPSSVAACDGKTWRNDPNLPAKLTNENESEVGPYRLREATAKSVNTYFVQMIGELGICPVTEMAGKMGVERANGKPMDQAPSIALGTQEVSPLTMASAYATFAARGRYCTPIAIESISTIAGKSLPVPKSRCSRAMSERTADTINTLLKGVVEDGTGKQAGLGSRDSAGKTGTTDYRYAAWFAGYTPNMSGAVWVGDPAHERKMIDISIGGRGYGKVFGGEVPGPIWRDAMSGALSGKPDPRFDTVRLPGDRDRDDHDGHDGGGNGDDDGDDGKPGDGRDRGNGGGNGNGGNGNGGRGDDDWGGWDD; from the coding sequence ATGGGAAACAAGCGATCGGGCGGTGGTCTGTCCCCTGCGCAGCAGGGCGCCAAGTTCCTGGGCGTCAGCGTGCTCGCGGGCGCGGTGCTCGCCGGGATCGCGCTGCCCGCCGTGGGGGTGATCGGGCTCGCGGCCAAGGGGTCGGTCGAGGGCTTCGACGAGCTCCCCGCGAATCTGAAGCAGCCGCCGCTGAGCCAGCGCACCACGATCCTGGACTCCGCGGGCGGCCCGATCGCCACGGTCTACTCGCGCGACCGCACCGTGGTCCCGCTGAAGCGGATCTCCCCGTACATGCAGAAGGCGATCGTCGCCATCGAGGACGCGCGGTTCTACGAGCACGGCGCGGTGGACCTCAAGGGCATCCTGCGCGCCGTGAACCAGAACGCGCAGAGCGGCGGCGTGGCCCAGGGCGCCTCGACCCTCACGCAGCAGTACGTGAAGAACGTCTTCGTGGAGGAGGCCCATGACGACCCCGCGAAGGTCGCCGAGGCCACCCAGCAGACGCTCGGCCGCAAGATCCGCGAGCTGAAGTACGCGATTCAGGTCGAGGAGGAGCTGGGCAAGAAGCGCATCCTCAAGAACTATCTGAACATCACGTACTTCGGTCAGGCGGCGTACGGCGTCGAGGCCGCGTCCCAGCGGTACTTCTCCAAGCCGGCCAAGGACCTCAAGGTGCAGGAGGCCGCGCTGCTCGCGGGCATCGTGCAGTCCCCGAGCCGCTACGACCCGGTCAACGACGCGACGGAGGCCAAGCAGCGGCGCAACGTCGTGCTCCAGCGCATGGCCGACACCCACGACATCTCGCAGGCCCAGGCCGACCGCGCCAAGAAGACCCCGCTCGGCCTGGACGTGAGCCGCCCCAAGAACGGCTGCATCACCGCCGTGAAGGGCGCCGGGTTCTTCTGCAAGTACGTCGAGAAGGTCTTCAAGAACGACCCGGCCTTCGGCAGGACCAAGGAAGCCCGCGCCAAGCTCTGGGACCGCGGCGGCCTGCGGATCAGGACGACCCTCGACCCCCAGACCCAGCGCTCGGTGCAGGCCTCGATAAAGGATCACGTCTACCAGACCGACGACGTGGCGACCGCCGCGACCATCGTCGAGCCGGGCACCGGCAAGATCCTCGGCATGGGCCAGTCCCGCCCCTTCGGCTACGGCAAGAACGAGACCGAGATCAATCTGTCCGTGGACGAGTCGATGGGCGGCGGCGCGGGCTACCAGCCCGGTTCGACGTTCAAGCCGATCGTGGCCGCCGCCGCCCTGGAGCGCGGCATGTCACCGGGCAAGCGCTACTCGGCCCCGTACGAGATGCCGTACCCGTCGAGCGTCGCCGCCTGTGACGGCAAGACGTGGCGGAACGACCCCAACCTGCCCGCGAAGCTCACCAACGAGAACGAGTCCGAGGTCGGCCCCTACCGCCTCCGGGAGGCCACCGCGAAGTCGGTCAACACCTACTTCGTGCAGATGATCGGCGAACTCGGCATCTGCCCGGTCACCGAGATGGCCGGGAAGATGGGCGTCGAGCGGGCCAACGGCAAGCCGATGGACCAGGCCCCGTCGATCGCGCTCGGCACCCAGGAGGTGTCGCCGCTGACGATGGCGAGCGCGTACGCGACGTTCGCGGCGCGCGGCAGGTACTGCACGCCGATCGCCATCGAGTCGATCAGCACCATCGCGGGGAAGTCCCTGCCGGTGCCGAAGTCGCGGTGCTCCCGGGCCATGTCGGAGCGGACCGCCGACACGATCAACACCCTCCTGAAGGGCGTGGTCGAGGACGGCACCGGCAAGCAGGCGGGCCTCGGCTCCCGCGACAGCGCGGGCAAGACGGGTACGACGGACTACCGGTACGCGGCCTGGTTCGCGGGCTACACCCCGAACATGTCCGGCGCGGTCTGGGTCGGCGACCCGGCCCACGAGCGCAAGATGATCGACATCTCCATCGGCGGCCGGGGCTACGGCAAGGTCTTCGGCGGTGAGGTCCCCGGTCCGATCTGGCGCGACGCCATGAGCGGCGCCCTCTCGGGCAAGCCCGACCCGCGCTTCGACACGGTCCGCCTGCCGGGCGACCGGGACCGCGACGACCACGACGGCCACGACGGCGGCGGGAACGGCGACGACGACGGGGACGACGGCAAGCCGGGCGACGGCCGCGACCGCGGCAACGGTGGCGGCAACGGCAACGGCGGCAACGGGAACGGCGGCCGGGGCGATGACGACTGGGGCGGCTGGGACGACTGA
- a CDS encoding WhiB family transcriptional regulator, whose translation MGWVTDWSAQAACRTTDPDELFVQGAAQNRAKAVCTGCPVRTECLADALDNRVEFGVWGGMTERERRALLRRRPTVTSWRRLLETARSEYERGTGLLPVDLDDEETYESYAAVG comes from the coding sequence ATGGGCTGGGTAACCGACTGGAGTGCGCAGGCCGCCTGCCGCACTACCGATCCGGATGAACTGTTCGTACAAGGAGCAGCGCAGAACAGGGCCAAGGCGGTGTGCACCGGCTGCCCGGTGCGGACCGAGTGCCTGGCCGACGCGCTGGACAACCGCGTCGAGTTCGGCGTGTGGGGCGGGATGACGGAGCGGGAGCGCCGCGCGTTGCTGCGCAGGCGCCCCACGGTCACCTCGTGGCGCAGGCTCCTTGAGACAGCGCGCTCCGAGTACGAGCGCGGCACGGGCCTGCTGCCCGTGGACTTGGACGACGAGGAGACGTACGAGAGCTACGCGGCCGTGGGCTGA